One stretch of Streptomyces peucetius DNA includes these proteins:
- a CDS encoding ATP-binding protein: MTVSETVATTGAEALRPHAEEAFADELRALAALDDRPRPVNWRMSPWAVATYLLGGTLADGTVITPKYVGPRRIVEVAVTTLATDRALLLLGVPGTAKTWVSEHLAAAVSGDSTLLVQGTAGTPEEAIRYGWNYAQLLAHGPSRDALVPSPVMRAMSEGMTARVEELTRIPADVQDTLITILSEKTLPVPELGQEVQAVRGFNLIATANDRDRGVNDLSSALRRRFNTVVLPLPETPDAEVDIVSRRVDQIGRSLDLPAAPEGLEEIRRVVTVFRELRDGVSTDGRTKIKSPSGTLSTAEAISVVTNGLALAAHFGDGVLRPGDVAAGILGAVVRDPAADRVVWQEYLETVVRERDGWKDFYRACRKVSA; the protein is encoded by the coding sequence ATGACCGTGTCAGAAACCGTCGCGACGACCGGAGCCGAGGCCCTGCGGCCACACGCGGAGGAGGCGTTCGCCGACGAACTGCGGGCGCTGGCCGCGCTCGACGACCGCCCGCGGCCGGTGAACTGGCGGATGTCGCCGTGGGCCGTCGCCACTTATCTGCTCGGCGGCACACTCGCCGACGGCACGGTGATCACACCCAAGTACGTGGGGCCCCGCCGGATCGTCGAGGTCGCCGTCACCACGCTCGCCACCGACCGCGCCCTGCTGCTCCTCGGCGTGCCGGGCACCGCGAAGACCTGGGTGTCGGAGCATCTGGCCGCGGCCGTCAGCGGTGACTCGACCCTCCTCGTGCAGGGCACCGCCGGCACCCCCGAGGAGGCCATCCGCTACGGCTGGAACTACGCCCAGCTGCTGGCGCACGGCCCCAGCCGCGACGCGCTCGTCCCCAGTCCGGTCATGCGCGCCATGTCCGAGGGCATGACCGCCCGGGTCGAGGAACTGACCCGTATCCCGGCCGACGTGCAGGACACGCTCATCACGATCCTGTCGGAGAAGACGCTCCCCGTCCCCGAGCTGGGGCAGGAGGTGCAGGCCGTCCGCGGTTTCAACCTCATCGCCACCGCCAACGACCGCGACCGCGGGGTCAACGACCTGTCGAGCGCCCTGCGCCGGCGGTTCAACACCGTCGTGCTGCCGCTGCCCGAGACGCCGGATGCCGAGGTCGACATCGTGTCGCGGCGCGTCGACCAGATAGGGCGCTCCCTCGACCTGCCGGCCGCGCCGGAGGGCCTGGAGGAGATCCGCCGCGTGGTCACGGTCTTCCGCGAGCTGCGCGACGGCGTGTCCACCGACGGCCGCACGAAGATCAAGTCCCCGTCGGGCACGCTGTCGACGGCGGAGGCGATCTCCGTCGTCACCAACGGTCTCGCCCTGGCCGCGCACTTCGGTGACGGCGTGCTGCGGCCGGGGGACGTGGCGGCCGGGATCCTCGGCGCGGTCGTGCGCGACCCGGCGGCCGACCGGGTCGTCTGGCAGGAGTATCTGGAGACCGTGGTGCGCGAGCGGGACGGCTGGAAGGACTTCTACCGCGCCTGCCGCAAGGTGAGCGCATGA
- a CDS encoding DUF5682 family protein has protein sequence MTGPLLLGVRHHGPGSARAVRAALEAAAPAAVLIEGPPEGDALLPLAADEQMRPPVALLAHATDDPGRAAFWPLAEFSPEWVAIRWALANDAAVRFIDLPAAHSLALTDEPHDEPHDGPGEPGGPGPSGEGAQDTAEVRVDPIAVLAATAGYDDPERWWEDVVELRGGSGPAASSAAGVPARPVSAAPADAAVGVAGEDAGPFAPFAALEEAMTALRETYGHGGHDRDLVREAHMRLRLRAAGKEFGDSAVAVVCGAWHVPALAAKSTVTADKALLKGLPKVRTETTWVPWTHRRLARRSGYGAGIDSPGWYGHLFGAPDRPVERWMTKVARLLRDEDRMVSSAHVIEAVRLAGTLAVMRGRPLAGLTETVDAVRAVMCDGSDVPLDLVRDRLIVGDVLGEVPETAPAVPLQRDLTRQQRSLRLKPEALERELDLDLRKETDAARSRLLHRLRLLAVGWGEPATGRGSTGTFRESWRLRWEPELSVKVAEAGVWGTTVLAAATAKAEARAVSTAALAEITALAEQCLLAELPDALPVVMRALADRAALDADVGRLAQALPALARSLRYGDVRGTDTAALGEVAAGLAERICVGLPPACTGLDADGAAGMREHLDGVHTAVGLLPDTGGTGERWRSVLHKLAIRDTVPGVIRGRAARLLLDEGRLEEDEAARLMALALSPGTQPAEAAAWIEGFVGGASGGGLLLVHDERLLGLVDAWLTGVPADSFTDVLPLLRRTFSAYEPGVRRTLGELVRRGPGAAEGPARTDAAAPGFGPGLDTARADAVLPVLRLLLGIDDNDLAGVAR, from the coding sequence ATGACCGGCCCGCTCCTGCTCGGAGTCCGCCACCACGGACCGGGCTCGGCCCGGGCGGTGCGGGCCGCGCTGGAGGCGGCCGCGCCCGCGGCCGTACTGATCGAGGGCCCGCCGGAGGGCGACGCCCTGCTGCCGCTGGCCGCCGACGAGCAGATGCGTCCGCCGGTCGCCCTGCTCGCCCACGCCACCGACGACCCGGGCAGAGCCGCGTTCTGGCCGCTGGCCGAGTTCTCCCCCGAGTGGGTGGCGATCCGGTGGGCGCTGGCCAACGACGCCGCGGTGCGCTTCATCGACCTGCCCGCGGCGCACTCGCTCGCGCTGACCGACGAGCCCCACGACGAGCCCCACGACGGGCCAGGGGAGCCCGGCGGGCCCGGGCCGTCCGGGGAGGGGGCACAGGACACCGCGGAGGTACGGGTGGACCCGATCGCGGTGCTCGCCGCCACGGCCGGGTACGACGACCCGGAGCGCTGGTGGGAGGACGTCGTCGAACTGCGCGGCGGCTCCGGACCGGCGGCGTCGTCCGCGGCGGGCGTGCCCGCCCGCCCCGTGAGCGCGGCACCGGCGGACGCGGCGGTGGGTGTCGCCGGCGAGGACGCCGGTCCGTTCGCGCCGTTCGCCGCGCTCGAGGAGGCCATGACCGCCCTCCGGGAGACGTACGGCCACGGCGGACACGACAGGGACCTCGTCCGCGAGGCCCATATGCGGCTCCGGCTCCGCGCTGCCGGAAAGGAGTTCGGGGACAGCGCCGTCGCCGTCGTCTGCGGCGCATGGCACGTCCCGGCGCTGGCGGCGAAGTCGACGGTCACCGCCGACAAGGCCCTCCTCAAGGGGCTTCCCAAGGTCAGAACCGAGACGACCTGGGTGCCCTGGACCCACCGCAGGCTGGCCCGCCGCTCCGGGTACGGCGCGGGCATCGACTCGCCCGGCTGGTACGGGCACCTCTTCGGCGCGCCCGACCGGCCCGTCGAGCGGTGGATGACCAAGGTCGCCCGGCTGCTGCGCGACGAGGACCGCATGGTGTCGTCGGCCCATGTCATCGAGGCCGTCCGGCTCGCCGGGACGCTGGCCGTCATGCGGGGCCGGCCGCTCGCCGGGCTGACCGAGACGGTCGACGCCGTCCGGGCGGTGATGTGCGACGGCTCCGACGTGCCGCTCGACCTCGTCAGGGACCGGCTCATCGTCGGCGACGTCCTCGGGGAGGTCCCCGAGACGGCGCCCGCCGTGCCGCTCCAGCGGGACCTGACCCGGCAGCAGCGCAGCCTGCGGCTCAAACCCGAGGCGCTCGAGCGCGAGCTGGACCTCGACCTGCGCAAGGAGACCGACGCGGCCAGGAGCAGGCTGCTGCACCGGCTGCGGCTGCTCGCGGTCGGCTGGGGCGAACCGGCCACGGGCCGGGGGAGCACCGGCACGTTCCGGGAGAGCTGGCGGCTGCGCTGGGAGCCGGAGCTGTCCGTGAAGGTCGCGGAGGCCGGTGTCTGGGGCACCACGGTGCTCGCCGCCGCCACCGCCAAGGCCGAGGCGCGGGCCGTCTCCACGGCAGCGCTCGCCGAGATCACCGCACTCGCCGAGCAGTGCCTGCTCGCCGAACTGCCCGACGCGCTCCCCGTGGTGATGAGGGCGCTCGCCGACCGGGCCGCTCTCGACGCCGATGTGGGCCGCCTTGCCCAGGCACTCCCCGCGCTGGCCCGTTCCCTGCGGTACGGCGACGTGCGGGGCACCGACACGGCCGCGCTCGGCGAGGTCGCCGCCGGGCTCGCCGAACGGATCTGCGTCGGCCTGCCGCCCGCCTGCACCGGACTCGACGCGGACGGCGCGGCCGGGATGCGCGAACATCTTGACGGCGTGCACACCGCCGTCGGCCTCCTCCCGGACACCGGCGGTACGGGCGAGCGCTGGCGGTCCGTGCTGCACAAACTCGCCATCCGCGACACCGTCCCGGGAGTGATCCGCGGACGCGCGGCCCGGCTGCTGCTGGACGAAGGGCGGCTCGAGGAGGACGAGGCGGCGCGCCTGATGGCTCTCGCGCTCTCCCCGGGCACGCAGCCGGCCGAGGCGGCGGCCTGGATCGAGGGCTTCGTCGGCGGTGCGTCCGGCGGAGGGCTGCTGCTGGTCCACGACGAGCGCCTCCTCGGCCTCGTCGACGCGTGGCTGACCGGCGTACCGGCGGACTCCTTCACCGACGTGCTGCCGCTGCTGCGCCGCACCTTCTCCGCGTACGAACCGGGGGTGCGCCGCACGCTCGGCGAGCTCGTCCGGCGAGGGCCGGGGGCGGCGGAAGGGCCGGCGCGGACGGACGCCGCCGCACCGGGCTTCGGGCCCGGCCTCGACACGGCGCGCGCGGACGCGGTGCTCCCCGTGCTGCGGCTGCTGCTCGGCATCGACGACAACGACCTGGCGGGGGTGGCCCGATGA
- a CDS encoding VWA domain-containing protein, protein MTADTSTHTDDERLRRWRLVLGGESGADGTGRALTGTDAAMDGALTSLYGGRGAGTGTGSGSRDRGGARSAGLGASAPSVARWLGDIRTYFPSSVVQVMQRDAIDRLGLSALLLEPEMLEAVEADVHLVGTLLSLNKAMPETTKETARAVVRKVVDELEKKLATRTRSTLTGALDRSARISRPRHRDIDWDRTIRANLGNYLPEYNTVVPERLIGYGRASQAVKKEVVLCIDQSGSMAASVVYASVFGAVLASMRSIATRLVVFDTAVVDLTDQLDDPVDVLFGTQLGGGTDINRALAYCQSQITRPADTVVVLISDLYEGGIRDEMLKRVAAMKASGVQFVTLLALSDEGAPAYDREHAAALAALGAPAFACTPDLFPDVMAAAIEKRPLPIPDVAAHR, encoded by the coding sequence ATGACTGCGGACACGAGCACGCACACGGACGACGAGCGGCTGCGGCGGTGGCGGCTGGTGCTCGGCGGCGAGTCCGGCGCGGACGGCACCGGCCGCGCGCTCACCGGCACGGACGCGGCGATGGACGGAGCGCTCACCTCCCTGTACGGCGGCAGGGGCGCAGGCACGGGTACGGGATCCGGCAGCAGGGACCGCGGTGGCGCCAGGTCGGCGGGGCTCGGCGCCTCCGCGCCGTCGGTCGCCCGGTGGCTGGGCGACATCCGCACGTACTTCCCCAGCTCGGTCGTCCAGGTCATGCAGCGCGACGCGATAGACCGGCTCGGCCTCTCCGCCCTGCTGCTGGAACCGGAGATGCTCGAGGCCGTCGAGGCGGACGTACACCTCGTCGGCACCCTGCTCTCCCTCAACAAAGCCATGCCGGAGACGACGAAGGAGACCGCCCGGGCCGTGGTCCGCAAGGTCGTCGACGAACTGGAGAAGAAGCTCGCCACCCGCACCCGGTCGACGCTCACCGGCGCGCTCGACCGCTCGGCGAGGATCAGCCGGCCGCGCCACCGTGACATCGACTGGGACCGCACGATCCGGGCGAATCTGGGGAACTACCTGCCGGAGTACAACACCGTCGTCCCCGAGCGGCTCATCGGCTACGGCCGCGCGTCGCAGGCGGTGAAGAAGGAGGTCGTGCTCTGCATCGACCAGTCCGGATCGATGGCCGCGTCCGTCGTCTACGCGTCGGTGTTCGGCGCCGTGCTGGCCTCGATGCGCTCCATCGCGACCCGGCTCGTCGTCTTCGACACGGCGGTCGTCGACCTGACCGACCAGCTGGACGACCCGGTGGACGTCCTGTTCGGCACCCAGCTGGGCGGTGGGACCGACATCAACAGGGCGCTGGCGTACTGCCAGTCGCAGATCACCCGCCCCGCCGACACCGTCGTCGTACTGATCAGCGACCTCTACGAGGGCGGAATCCGCGACGAGATGCTGAAGCGGGTGGCGGCGATGAAGGCGTCCGGGGTGCAGTTCGTCACTCTGCTGGCACTCTCCGACGAAGGTGCGCCGGCCTACGACCGTGAGCACGCGGCAGCCCTCGCGGCACTCGGGGCACCGGCGTTCGCCTGTACCCCGGACCTCTTTCCGGATGTCATGGCGGCAGCCATCGAAAAGCGACCGCTCCCGATACCGGACGTGGCTGCCCACCGCTAG
- the sucC gene encoding ADP-forming succinate--CoA ligase subunit beta, producing MDLFEYQARDLFAKHGVPVLAGEVIDTPEAAREATERLGGKSVVKAQVKVGGRGKAGGVKLAASPDEAVARATDILGMDIKGHTVHKVMIAETAPEIVEEYYVSYLLDRTNRTFLAMASVAGGMDIEEVAATTPEKLAKVPVDANEGVSIEKAREIVAQAQFPAEVAEKVAEILVTLWKTFIAEDALLVEVNPLAKVASGEVLALDGKVSLDENADFRQPEHEALEDKAAANPLEAAAKAKNLNYVKLDGEVGIIGNGAGLVMSTLDVVAYAGEAHGNVKPANFLDIGGGASAEVMANGLEIILGDPDVKSVFVNVFGGITACDEVANGIVQALQLLASKGEEVTKPLVVRLDGNNAELGRKILSDANHPLVQRVDTMDGAADKAAELAAAAK from the coding sequence GTGGACCTGTTCGAGTACCAGGCGAGGGACCTCTTCGCCAAGCACGGTGTACCGGTGCTGGCCGGTGAAGTCATCGACACGCCTGAGGCGGCGCGCGAGGCCACCGAGCGGCTGGGCGGCAAGTCGGTCGTCAAGGCGCAGGTGAAGGTCGGTGGCCGCGGCAAGGCCGGCGGCGTCAAGCTGGCCGCCAGCCCGGACGAGGCTGTCGCCCGTGCGACGGACATCCTCGGGATGGACATCAAGGGCCACACGGTCCACAAGGTGATGATCGCGGAGACCGCTCCGGAAATCGTCGAGGAGTACTACGTCTCGTACCTCCTCGACCGCACCAACCGCACCTTCCTGGCCATGGCCTCCGTCGCCGGCGGCATGGACATCGAGGAGGTCGCCGCGACGACCCCCGAGAAGCTGGCGAAGGTCCCGGTCGACGCCAACGAGGGCGTCTCCATCGAGAAGGCCCGCGAGATCGTCGCGCAGGCTCAGTTCCCGGCCGAGGTCGCCGAGAAGGTCGCCGAGATCCTGGTGACCCTGTGGAAGACCTTCATCGCCGAGGACGCGCTCCTCGTCGAGGTCAACCCGCTGGCCAAGGTCGCGAGCGGTGAGGTCCTCGCCCTCGACGGCAAGGTGTCCCTCGACGAGAACGCCGACTTCCGCCAGCCGGAGCACGAGGCCCTCGAGGACAAGGCCGCAGCCAACCCGCTCGAGGCTGCCGCCAAGGCCAAGAACCTCAACTACGTCAAGCTCGACGGCGAGGTCGGCATCATCGGCAACGGCGCGGGTCTGGTCATGTCGACCCTCGACGTCGTCGCCTACGCCGGTGAGGCCCACGGCAACGTGAAGCCCGCCAACTTCCTCGACATCGGCGGCGGCGCCTCCGCCGAGGTCATGGCGAACGGCCTCGAGATCATCCTCGGCGACCCGGACGTCAAGTCCGTGTTCGTCAACGTCTTCGGTGGCATCACCGCCTGCGACGAGGTCGCCAACGGCATCGTCCAGGCCCTCCAGCTCCTCGCCTCCAAGGGCGAAGAGGTCACCAAGCCGCTGGTCGTGCGCCTCGACGGCAACAACGCGGAGCTGGGTCGCAAGATCCTCTCCGACGCCAACCACCCGCTGGTGCAGCGTGTGGACACCATGGACGGTGCGGCCGACAAGGCCGCCGAGCTCGCCGCTGCGGCCAAGTAA
- the sucD gene encoding succinate--CoA ligase subunit alpha: MAIFLNKDSKVIVQGMTGATGMKHTKLMLGDGTNIVGGVNPRKAGTSVDFDGTEVPVFGTVAEAMEKTGANVSVLFVPPAFAKAAVVEAIDAEIPLAVVITEGIAVHDSAAFWAYAKSKGNKTRIIGPNCPGLITPGQSNAGIIPGDITKPGRIGLVSKSGTLTYQMMYELRDIGFSSAVGIGGDPVIGTTHIDALAAFEADPDTDLIVMIGEIGGDAEERAADFIKANVTKPVVGYVAGFTAPEGKTMGHAGAIVSGSSGTAAAKKEALEAAGVKVGKTPTETAKLARAILAG; this comes from the coding sequence ATGGCTATCTTCCTGAACAAGGACAGCAAGGTCATCGTCCAGGGCATGACCGGTGCCACGGGCATGAAGCACACCAAGCTCATGCTGGGTGACGGCACCAACATCGTCGGCGGCGTGAACCCGCGCAAGGCCGGCACGTCCGTCGACTTCGACGGCACCGAGGTACCGGTCTTCGGCACCGTCGCCGAGGCGATGGAGAAGACGGGCGCGAACGTCTCCGTCCTCTTCGTGCCGCCGGCCTTCGCCAAGGCCGCCGTGGTCGAGGCCATCGACGCCGAGATCCCGCTCGCGGTCGTCATCACCGAGGGCATCGCCGTCCACGACTCCGCCGCCTTCTGGGCGTACGCGAAGTCCAAGGGCAACAAGACCCGCATCATCGGCCCGAACTGCCCCGGTCTCATCACGCCGGGCCAGTCCAACGCCGGCATCATCCCGGGCGACATCACCAAGCCCGGCCGCATCGGTCTCGTGTCCAAGTCCGGCACGCTGACCTACCAGATGATGTACGAGCTCCGTGACATCGGCTTCTCCTCCGCCGTCGGCATCGGTGGCGACCCGGTCATCGGTACGACGCACATCGACGCGCTCGCCGCGTTCGAGGCCGACCCCGACACCGACCTGATCGTCATGATCGGTGAGATCGGCGGCGACGCCGAGGAGCGTGCGGCCGACTTCATCAAGGCCAACGTCACCAAGCCGGTCGTCGGCTACGTCGCGGGCTTCACCGCCCCCGAGGGCAAGACCATGGGCCACGCCGGCGCCATCGTCTCCGGCTCCTCCGGCACCGCGGCGGCCAAGAAGGAGGCCCTCGAGGCCGCGGGCGTCAAGGTCGGCAAGACGCCGACCGAGACGGCCAAGCTGGCGCGCGCGATTCTCGCCGGCTGA
- a CDS encoding helix-turn-helix domain-containing protein, which translates to MTKSTTRSGSGIPLPPPKERRRLREARSLSEDAVATAVGVTRVTVRSWETGRTNPRGRKRETYARLLGSFAAQEEQPPVDRGRAPSAPGAGERPPESRPAAVDAPAATDRPVPVPAAVPVLVAPRPPAPGPEEAFDALYESAAPGLVRQTYLLSGRRRLSLESVEHAFHLAWQRWPEVAMDRDPAGWVRAVAYEYAMSPWNRLRAVHRYPDELPADDPRGSLLEAFQELAPAYRRTLLLHDGLGLGLPETAAETEASTRAAANRLLHAREALAERLPELADTSLLRDRLRALSGAGPEPLTTPACTVRSDCERRARTWTRTVATATALIAAATVFTVITAPRQYEPPMSAARQIEGVPAPQHGPHVLTAEDRALRDTVSGGPERLVPMPD; encoded by the coding sequence ATGACCAAGAGCACCACCCGCTCCGGATCCGGCATCCCCCTGCCGCCTCCGAAGGAGCGGCGCAGGCTCCGGGAGGCCAGGTCGCTCTCGGAGGACGCCGTGGCGACGGCCGTCGGCGTCACCCGGGTGACGGTCCGTTCCTGGGAGACCGGGCGGACGAACCCCAGGGGGCGCAAGCGTGAGACGTACGCGAGGCTGCTCGGGTCGTTCGCCGCACAGGAAGAGCAGCCGCCCGTGGACCGGGGCCGCGCACCCTCTGCTCCCGGGGCCGGGGAACGGCCGCCGGAGTCCCGGCCCGCCGCCGTCGACGCCCCGGCCGCGACGGACCGCCCCGTCCCCGTTCCCGCCGCCGTTCCCGTCCTGGTGGCGCCGCGGCCGCCCGCGCCCGGGCCGGAGGAGGCATTCGACGCGCTGTACGAGAGTGCTGCCCCGGGGCTCGTACGCCAGACGTATCTGCTCAGCGGCCGCCGCCGGCTCTCCCTCGAGTCGGTCGAGCACGCGTTCCACCTCGCCTGGCAGCGCTGGCCGGAGGTCGCCATGGACCGCGACCCGGCGGGCTGGGTGCGGGCCGTCGCGTACGAGTACGCCATGTCCCCGTGGAACCGGCTGCGGGCCGTCCACCGCTACCCCGACGAGCTGCCCGCGGACGACCCCCGGGGCTCACTTCTCGAAGCGTTCCAGGAACTCGCCCCGGCCTACCGCCGCACCCTGCTGCTCCACGACGGCCTGGGGCTCGGCCTGCCGGAGACCGCGGCCGAGACGGAGGCCAGCACCCGGGCCGCCGCCAACCGTCTTCTGCACGCGCGCGAGGCACTGGCCGAACGGCTCCCCGAACTGGCGGACACGAGCCTGCTGCGGGACCGGTTGCGGGCACTGTCCGGCGCCGGGCCCGAGCCGCTCACGACGCCGGCGTGCACCGTGCGCAGCGACTGCGAGCGCCGGGCGCGGACGTGGACGCGGACGGTCGCCACGGCGACCGCGCTGATTGCCGCGGCCACCGTCTTCACGGTGATCACCGCCCCGCGACAGTACGAACCGCCGATGTCGGCGGCCCGGCAGATCGAAGGCGTGCCCGCGCCCCAGCACGGCCCGCACGTGCTGACGGCCGAGGACAGGGCGCTGCGCGACACGGTGAGCGGCGGACCGGAGCGCCTGGTGCCGATGCCGGACTGA